The following are encoded together in the Candidatus Binatia bacterium genome:
- a CDS encoding chorismate mutase, translating to MGDPERDEIRRAIDRLDRDLLRLLEDRAELARRIGALKQASGEATLDAARERDLLERIEREAKGAFPRSGVRAIFREIVSASRAAQGAFRVAYLGAEGGFAHQAAVRRFGASSTYAATASPQHLLEAIGSERAEHGVFALEGDAEDPPFDAYDLLLGAEAAITAEFVERGGYEALGRARTPKRLIAHPAALALCQRWRVALGPGVEVVAAAGSLEAGRRAADDPDACCLAPAIVADLAGLPEVEPEAEDAPRRTRRFLVLGRASGPASGRDKTALLLALDNAPGALLEALRALADHGVNLLWIESRTHRWRPGEHLFLLEVAGHQDADPLRPALAEMRARTRLFRVLGSFPAAESGW from the coding sequence ATGGGTGATCCCGAGCGGGACGAGATCCGCCGCGCGATCGACCGTTTGGATCGCGACCTCCTTCGCCTCCTCGAGGATCGGGCCGAGCTGGCGCGCCGGATCGGGGCGCTGAAGCAGGCCTCGGGGGAAGCGACGCTCGATGCGGCGCGCGAGCGCGATCTCCTCGAGCGGATCGAGCGCGAGGCCAAGGGCGCCTTTCCGCGCTCGGGGGTGCGCGCCATCTTCCGCGAGATCGTCTCCGCGTCGCGCGCGGCGCAGGGAGCCTTTCGCGTCGCCTATCTCGGCGCCGAGGGGGGATTCGCGCATCAGGCCGCCGTGCGCCGCTTCGGCGCCTCCTCGACCTACGCGGCCACCGCCTCGCCCCAGCACCTGCTCGAAGCGATCGGCTCCGAGCGGGCGGAGCACGGCGTCTTCGCGCTCGAGGGAGACGCCGAGGACCCGCCGTTCGACGCCTACGATCTCCTTCTCGGCGCCGAGGCGGCGATCACGGCGGAGTTCGTGGAGCGCGGCGGCTACGAGGCGCTGGGCCGGGCGCGGACGCCGAAGCGCCTGATCGCGCATCCGGCCGCGCTCGCCCTCTGCCAGCGGTGGCGCGTCGCGCTCGGTCCGGGCGTCGAGGTGGTCGCCGCGGCGGGAAGCCTGGAGGCGGGACGGCGCGCGGCGGACGATCCCGACGCCTGCTGCCTCGCGCCGGCGATCGTGGCCGATCTCGCGGGACTGCCCGAGGTCGAGCCCGAAGCCGAGGACGCGCCGCGCCGCACGCGGCGCTTCCTGGTGCTCGGCCGCGCGTCCGGCCCCGCGAGCGGGCGCGACAAGACGGCGCTCCTCCTCGCCCTCGACAACGCCCCGGGCGCGCTCCTCGAAGCGCTCCGCGCGCTCGCCGACCACGGCGTGAATCTCCTCTGGATCGAATCGCGGACGCATCGCTGGAGGCCCGGAGAGCACCTCTTCCTGCTCGAGGTCGCCGGCCATCAGGATGCCGATCCGCTCCGCCCGGCGCTCGCGGAAATGCGCGCGCGAACGCGCCTGTTCCGCGTGCTCGGAAGTTTCCCCGCGGCCGAATCGGGGTGGTAG
- a CDS encoding pseudouridine synthase, with protein sequence MRLNLFLARAGGGSRREADQWIREGRVTVNGLPPHGMGAPVTPGRDQVALDGALLRLPASERYAAYHKPPGLLVSRRSQGGKPTIFDRLGAEARGMMPVGRLDYDSEGLLLLTTDGALAEALLHPRSALIRSYRVWVRPVPDPAIVRLLREGAVVEGVPVRPAAVLLEGAERGRGIVRFDLAEGKKREVRVLAKRAGLEVERLLRTRFGPIRLGVQRRGSLRPLTGREIEALRRAALGRETRDG encoded by the coding sequence GTGCGGCTTAACCTCTTTCTCGCGCGCGCCGGCGGCGGATCGCGGCGCGAGGCCGACCAGTGGATCCGCGAGGGGCGCGTCACCGTGAACGGCCTCCCGCCTCACGGCATGGGCGCGCCGGTGACCCCGGGGCGCGACCAGGTCGCTCTCGACGGCGCGCTCCTCCGCCTTCCCGCCTCCGAGCGCTACGCCGCCTACCACAAGCCGCCCGGCCTTCTCGTCAGCCGCCGCTCCCAGGGGGGAAAGCCGACCATCTTCGATCGCCTCGGCGCGGAGGCTCGCGGGATGATGCCGGTGGGACGGCTCGACTACGACTCGGAGGGGCTCCTCCTCCTGACCACCGACGGCGCGCTCGCCGAGGCGCTCCTGCATCCGCGAAGCGCCCTCATCCGGAGCTACCGGGTCTGGGTGCGCCCCGTGCCCGATCCCGCGATCGTGCGCCTCCTGCGCGAAGGCGCCGTCGTCGAGGGGGTGCCGGTGCGTCCCGCGGCGGTCCTCCTCGAGGGAGCCGAGCGCGGCCGCGGCATCGTCCGCTTCGATCTCGCCGAGGGGAAGAAGCGCGAGGTGCGCGTGCTCGCCAAGCGGGCGGGGCTGGAGGTGGAGCGGCTCCTCCGGACCCGCTTCGGCCCGATCCGGCTGGGCGTGCAGCGCCGGGGCTCGCTCCGGCCGCTCACGGGACGCGAGATCGAAGCCCTGCGGCGCGCGGCGCTCGGCAGGGAGACGCGCGATGGGTGA
- the scpB gene encoding SMC-Scp complex subunit ScpB, protein MTTTKQILESLLFASDAPVGLSTLVEVLDGPDAATVAEALEQMARDYEQSERGVTLAEIAGGYQLLSKKECAPWIERMLRSRRKVRLSRAGLETLAIVAYKQPVTKVEIDSIRGVDSSGSLHTLLERGLVAIKGRSKGVGRPLVYATSTEFLSYIGINDLSDLPELKELGPVLEERERLEMEPEATADAAAEDASAGPPEAEPASAAAEGADQEAEPAPEGAA, encoded by the coding sequence ATGACCACCACGAAGCAAATTCTGGAGTCCCTCCTCTTTGCGAGCGACGCGCCGGTGGGGCTCTCGACCCTCGTCGAGGTTCTCGACGGTCCCGATGCCGCCACGGTCGCCGAGGCGCTCGAGCAGATGGCGCGCGACTACGAGCAGAGCGAGCGGGGCGTGACCCTGGCCGAGATCGCGGGCGGCTACCAGCTTCTGTCGAAGAAGGAATGCGCGCCGTGGATCGAGCGGATGCTCCGCTCGCGGCGCAAGGTGCGGCTCTCGCGAGCGGGGCTGGAGACGCTCGCCATCGTCGCCTACAAGCAGCCCGTGACCAAGGTGGAGATCGATTCCATCCGCGGCGTGGATTCCAGCGGCTCGCTCCACACGCTGCTCGAGCGCGGCCTGGTCGCCATCAAGGGGCGCTCCAAGGGCGTCGGCCGGCCGCTCGTCTACGCGACCTCGACGGAGTTCCTCTCCTACATCGGGATCAACGACCTCTCCGATCTGCCGGAGCTCAAGGAACTGGGCCCCGTGCTGGAGGAGCGCGAGCGGCTGGAGATGGAGCCGGAGGCGACGGCGGACGCCGCCGCGGAGGACGCTTCCGCGGGCCCGCCCGAAGCCGAGCCCGCCTCGGCCGCGGCCGAGGGCGCCGACCAGGAAGCGGAGCCCGCGCCCGAGGGTGCGGCTTAA
- a CDS encoding segregation/condensation protein A: MTEERGDVTTTQPATESQPATETGIRVHVPAFEGPLDLLLHLIQQNEIEITDIPIAKITRQYLETLELMRELDLEVAGEFLVMAATLMRIKARMLLPPPITAEEEEEDPREGLVRQLLEYRRFKDASKELERLEGDRRLRFDRGAPAQLEDPEASELLPVSLFRLLDALKGVLSRQAPVPVHTIVAEPIRLEEAIALLANNLRERPRMLFEELLEPFVSRIEKITAFLGLLEMLKAGNVHVAQEELFGPIWVEWRGEAPPEDAMDESAPGEGAGQPAEDPASELPMTDDGEGAR, translated from the coding sequence ATGACCGAAGAGCGCGGGGACGTGACGACGACGCAGCCGGCGACCGAGAGCCAGCCGGCGACCGAGACGGGCATCCGCGTGCACGTTCCCGCGTTCGAGGGTCCGCTCGACCTCCTGCTCCATCTCATCCAGCAGAACGAGATCGAGATCACCGACATCCCGATCGCGAAGATCACGCGCCAGTACTTGGAGACGCTGGAGCTGATGCGCGAGCTGGACCTGGAGGTCGCCGGGGAGTTCCTGGTCATGGCGGCGACCCTCATGCGCATCAAGGCGCGCATGCTCCTGCCGCCGCCGATCACCGCCGAGGAAGAGGAAGAGGATCCGCGCGAAGGGCTGGTGCGCCAGCTCCTCGAGTACCGCCGCTTCAAGGACGCCTCGAAGGAGCTGGAGCGCCTGGAGGGAGACCGCCGCCTGCGCTTCGACCGCGGCGCCCCGGCGCAGCTCGAGGACCCGGAGGCGAGCGAGCTCCTGCCGGTCAGCCTCTTCCGCCTTCTCGACGCGCTGAAGGGGGTGCTCTCGCGCCAGGCGCCGGTGCCGGTCCACACGATCGTCGCCGAGCCGATCCGCCTGGAAGAGGCGATCGCGCTCCTCGCGAACAATCTTCGCGAGCGCCCGCGCATGCTGTTCGAGGAGCTGCTCGAGCCGTTCGTGAGCCGGATCGAGAAGATCACGGCGTTCCTCGGGCTTCTCGAGATGCTGAAAGCGGGGAACGTGCACGTCGCCCAGGAAGAGCTGTTCGGTCCGATCTGGGTCGAGTGGCGCGGCGAGGCGCCTCCGGAGGACGCGATGGACGAGTCCGCGCCCGGCGAGGGCGCCGGCCAGCCGGCCGAGGACCCGGCGTCCGAGTTACCGATGACCGATGACGGGGAGGGAGCGCGATGA
- the trpS gene encoding tryptophan--tRNA ligase: MSAAPKRPRILSGMRPTGRLHLGNYLGALQNWVALQDSSENFHMVADWHALTTDYEHTDQILPNTLEMVADWLAAGIDPETSPVFVQSRVKEHAELHLLFSMLVTTSRLERNPTVKDQARDLELEDRISYGHLGYPVLQAADILLYKANLVPVGEDQVPHVEVTREIARKFNSLYGEVFPVPEPKLTRFARVPGLDGRRMSKSLGNTILLSDTPEEIASKVKTAYTDPKKIRLTDPGNPDGCVVFAYHRAFNAANAPGIDLACREGRLGCVADKRDLSSILAEQLAPIRERRRELEAHPERVVEALRHGEARARAVAQETMREVREAMKIG; encoded by the coding sequence ATGAGCGCCGCGCCGAAGCGCCCGCGCATCCTGAGCGGCATGCGGCCGACCGGGAGGCTGCACCTGGGGAACTACCTCGGCGCGCTCCAGAACTGGGTGGCGCTCCAGGACTCCAGCGAGAACTTCCACATGGTTGCCGACTGGCACGCGCTCACCACCGACTACGAGCACACCGACCAGATCCTTCCGAACACGCTGGAGATGGTGGCCGACTGGCTGGCCGCGGGAATCGATCCCGAGACGAGCCCGGTGTTCGTGCAGTCGCGGGTGAAGGAGCACGCGGAGCTGCACCTCTTGTTCTCGATGCTGGTCACGACCAGCCGCCTGGAACGGAACCCCACGGTGAAGGACCAGGCGCGCGACCTGGAGCTGGAGGACCGGATCTCCTACGGGCACCTGGGCTATCCGGTGCTGCAGGCGGCGGACATCCTGCTCTACAAGGCGAACCTGGTTCCGGTCGGCGAGGACCAGGTGCCCCACGTCGAGGTGACGCGGGAGATCGCGAGGAAGTTCAACTCCCTCTACGGCGAGGTGTTTCCGGTGCCCGAGCCCAAGCTGACCCGCTTCGCGCGCGTGCCGGGGCTGGACGGGCGGCGGATGAGCAAGTCGCTCGGCAATACGATCCTCCTCTCCGACACGCCCGAGGAGATCGCGTCCAAGGTGAAGACCGCCTACACCGATCCGAAGAAGATCCGGCTGACCGATCCGGGAAACCCGGACGGATGCGTCGTCTTCGCGTATCATCGCGCCTTCAACGCGGCGAACGCTCCCGGGATCGACCTGGCGTGCCGGGAGGGGCGCCTGGGATGCGTGGCCGACAAGCGGGACCTCTCCTCCATCCTCGCCGAGCAGCTCGCCCCGATCCGCGAGCGCCGGAGAGAGCTGGAGGCCCACCCCGAGCGGGTGGTCGAGGCGCTGCGCCACGGCGAGGCGAGGGCGCGCGCGGTGGCCCAGGAAACGATGCGCGAGGTGCGCGAGGCGATGAAGATCGGATGA
- a CDS encoding site-2 protease family protein has translation MDGVAGMLLLIPPILFALTVHEFSHAYVASRMGDPTARLLGRLTLNPLAHLDPIGTILLLIAGFGWAKPVPVDARYLAHPRRDMMWIALAGPASNVVLAALFGTLLRAVDGNAYLSQTIMGAALVDMVRYSVYLNLMLAVFNLIPIFPLDGSRILTGLLPARAAERYRALEPIGPMLLLGLILIGNLTRISIIGMLILPVVAVLTRLFTGGLVG, from the coding sequence GTGGACGGCGTCGCGGGGATGCTGCTGCTCATTCCGCCCATTCTCTTCGCGCTCACCGTCCATGAATTCAGCCACGCCTACGTTGCGTCGCGGATGGGCGATCCCACCGCGAGGCTGCTCGGCCGGCTCACGCTGAACCCGCTCGCGCACCTCGATCCGATCGGCACCATCCTGCTCCTCATCGCCGGCTTCGGATGGGCCAAGCCGGTTCCGGTGGACGCCCGCTACCTGGCGCACCCCCGGCGCGACATGATGTGGATCGCCCTCGCGGGCCCCGCGTCGAACGTCGTTCTCGCCGCCCTCTTCGGAACGCTCTTGCGCGCGGTGGACGGAAACGCGTATCTCTCCCAGACCATCATGGGCGCGGCCCTCGTGGACATGGTCCGGTACAGCGTCTATCTCAACCTCATGCTGGCGGTCTTCAACTTGATCCCGATCTTTCCCCTGGACGGCTCGCGCATCCTGACCGGGCTCCTGCCCGCGCGCGCGGCCGAGCGCTACCGCGCGCTCGAGCCGATCGGCCCCATGCTGCTCCTCGGGCTGATCCTGATCGGCAACCTGACGCGCATTTCGATCATCGGCATGCTGATCCTGCCGGTGGTCGCGGTCCTGACCCGCCTCTTCACCGGAGGGCTCGTCGGATGA
- a CDS encoding pitrilysin family protein — translation MAVSGLVAALMITLAMPVSTASAGPAPGACVLAQADPTTAQASPAAPSDTASATPDSSQPAEEFHERVMPVLPERPRVAMYDPGTPIFRKVLKNGVVLMVQEQRTSADVAGMVALRMGTMYEDDQTAGLSQVLMRALTSGTKKLPPAELQLRLLADKVTLESGASADYGQVGFQTLREGATNAVDLLAQIVLSPSFPDTAVENSRSYFLARAADDVENPLLATYTYFLGAMYQGSPLARPPHGSVQSLSETRRSDVLALYKKLFVGGNMAVSVVGNVDAKKTMAQLEKLFAAAPAGPPPAPPSVMPHGPAADTVITAERPILARSLVYGYPAPGYADRDYPAFMVIDSYLRSADRSPITFWMPQREQAAAVGVMYPSYPHRSSVAVHLAAKPENYAAARDTVAAVFEQIKTTPFDKGEWGVQVKRVQNGFFWKQNEPVIRARNLSRWEVQGVTTEFPRQFETALLQLKPEDVRDAAARWFTHSAEVSLKPSGREGQP, via the coding sequence GTGGCTGTTTCCGGCCTTGTCGCGGCCCTGATGATCACCCTGGCCATGCCGGTCTCCACGGCCTCCGCCGGGCCGGCACCAGGCGCGTGCGTCCTCGCCCAAGCGGACCCGACCACCGCCCAGGCCTCGCCGGCCGCGCCTTCCGACACCGCCTCGGCCACCCCCGACTCCAGCCAGCCCGCCGAGGAGTTTCACGAGCGGGTCATGCCGGTGCTGCCCGAGCGGCCCCGCGTCGCGATGTACGACCCCGGCACCCCGATCTTCCGCAAGGTCCTCAAGAACGGCGTCGTGCTCATGGTCCAGGAGCAGCGGACCAGCGCGGACGTGGCGGGCATGGTGGCGTTGCGCATGGGGACGATGTACGAGGATGACCAGACGGCCGGCCTCTCGCAGGTGCTGATGCGCGCGCTCACGTCGGGGACGAAGAAGCTGCCCCCGGCCGAGCTGCAGCTCCGCCTCCTCGCCGACAAGGTCACTCTGGAATCGGGCGCGAGCGCCGACTACGGCCAGGTCGGCTTCCAGACCCTTCGCGAGGGTGCTACCAACGCGGTCGATCTCCTCGCGCAGATCGTTCTTTCGCCGTCCTTCCCCGACACCGCGGTCGAGAACTCGAGGAGCTACTTCCTGGCGCGCGCCGCCGACGACGTCGAGAACCCGCTCCTCGCGACCTACACCTACTTCCTCGGAGCGATGTACCAGGGGAGCCCGCTCGCGCGCCCGCCGCACGGCAGCGTGCAGTCGCTATCCGAAACGCGGCGCTCCGACGTCCTCGCGCTCTACAAGAAGCTCTTCGTCGGCGGGAACATGGCCGTGTCGGTCGTGGGGAACGTCGACGCCAAGAAGACGATGGCGCAGCTCGAGAAGCTCTTCGCCGCCGCACCTGCCGGCCCGCCTCCGGCGCCGCCGTCGGTGATGCCGCACGGACCTGCCGCCGACACCGTGATCACGGCCGAGCGCCCGATCCTGGCGCGCTCGCTGGTCTACGGCTATCCGGCTCCCGGCTATGCCGACCGCGACTACCCGGCGTTCATGGTGATCGACTCCTACCTGCGCTCGGCCGACCGCTCGCCGATCACGTTCTGGATGCCGCAGCGGGAGCAGGCCGCCGCCGTCGGCGTGATGTATCCGAGCTATCCGCATCGCTCGAGCGTGGCGGTCCATCTCGCCGCCAAGCCGGAGAACTATGCGGCGGCGCGCGACACGGTCGCCGCCGTCTTCGAGCAGATCAAGACCACGCCCTTCGACAAGGGCGAGTGGGGCGTCCAGGTGAAGCGCGTGCAGAACGGGTTCTTCTGGAAGCAGAACGAGCCGGTGATCCGGGCGCGCAACCTCTCCCGGTGGGAGGTCCAGGGCGTCACCACCGAGTTCCCCCGCCAGTTCGAGACCGCGCTCCTGCAGCTGAAGCCCGAGGACGTTCGGGATGCCGCCGCGCGCTGGTTCACGCACTCGGCGGAAGTGTCGCTGAAACCCTCCGGACGCGAGGGACAGCCCTAG